Part of the Pelobates fuscus isolate aPelFus1 chromosome 12, aPelFus1.pri, whole genome shotgun sequence genome, AAACATCTTACTGCACGTGTGGAGAATTCTATTGAGTCTGTGGCTAATATAAATACTAGTATTTAAAGGAATATGGAGAAAGCGCCCTAGGCTGTCACTTATTCACAGAGTTTCCTTGTGCAGTTATTAGTGGTTTCTTTATGTAAATCATATCTTACAAATCTAAACCTGTTTGACACATGGACTGTCATTTCGCTGCCGCCTTAGAGAACATCAATCATAAcaggatttttgtttttatactttttaagcCCTTACAATCCTTTTTAACAGTCAGTGGAATGGACACATTGTGTTACATTGTTTGTTACAGAAAGGataaaataaatcattatatCAGAAGCATAGTGTATATATGataaatattgcacttttttaAAAAGCACCATCACATTCTACAGAGCTGTCAAAGGatacaataatacaaatataaagacaTAATTGTTCAATGGGTCACTTTAAACCCCTGAACTACTTCAGCTGgctaaaacgtttttttttttttttaattctttatttttcaaagtgcAGAGTTGATTACATAAGACACAATTGGTGGATGGCATAACAAGTTGTAGacatgcaaaaaaacaacaagatttactgcacttttttttttttttaaatagaaaaggtCACAGGGTCGAGACACGTTAATGTCAAAAGAAGCATATAACAGAATATTACTTATAAACCGGCATATAGATTAACAGTTGTTATCCTGTATACGTTTAAATGCTTATTTATCTAATATTTTAAACTTAGGTCGCTCACTTTTAAGTTACATATGAAAATAGACTGCACATTTTAACCATCCAGTGGGTCGTACATATTTGGCCCGGCAGAAGTATGCAGGGGGGTCTATCAAAAGGTATGTGCCCACAAGGGGGATCCGAGCGGGCAGGGCAGCGTGAGATGGTAGAGCCATTGCGCAAAAATCAGGAGCTATTGGTGGATGCTCATAATGGGAAATAAGCAGACAAAAAGTCTGCTGCGTATGGGCCTATAAGCCTATGTGCTTAAGTGGAGGTCTTCTACTTGTGCCCGGCGGTACCCCCTGTCACGTTAACATATCGTTGCAGAGGCGCATTTTGATATAAGAGGTGTAGTTTCACCCAGAGTTAGCAGTTAAACCCTAATTTTAGACTAATTTCCCGTTCAGTGTTGCTGGTGTCCCAGTTCTCAGGGATGGTAAAGTGCAGCTATGTGTGACAATGCTCTAGACGAAAAACAAACAGTACATTGTTAACCATTCAAAACAGCAAGACAACAACTAGAAGTTCACTATTTGCCCTTGATTTGCTATTTAAAGAGTATTATCAACTAAGTATAGAGTAACATGTTTGTTAGTACTTTACTGTGAATACTATGAATAAGAGTGGGCAAAACATGAATAGGCTTGCTTGTATAACATTTAAATGTGGAGTATCCCGCTAGGCAATACATGACTGAAATTACTTATGTATTTGCTGTTTCAGGTGTACGCTAAGCTCAATACGGTTGGTTTTGTGAGGCTAAGAAAAACAGGTATACGTAAGAGAGTGCGCTGCGAGTAAAATGGTTGCATCGGCAATTATGAGacgcattaataaaaaaaaatgagcaaaATATAGATTGTAGACTTTGCTGTAAAAACGATAACCTGCTCGGTAACCTCGGCTGGACATAGTTCGAGCATATATATCGCACAACAATCTCAGTAGCAATATAACTGAGCGTCCGTGTGTTGCAGTGAGTTAGTTTATCCGATACCCCTTGTTGGTTCAGCTCGGGCGTTGTCATCTTCGGCCTTTCCTTTGTGGCTGGTCAGTCCGATGCCGctggtgtgcgtctgggggtAGTCCAGCGTGATAGTGCTCGGCAGGTAACGGCCCCTCTGTTTCTCACCATGCGGTTTGTCCCAGGTCAAGATGAGGGTCGGGGTGTTGGTTTTCCGGCGGTCCTCTTTAGCCCTGGAGTGCAGAGTGGTTACACTCAGGCCTGAGATTCTGTATTTGGGTGCATCGCTTGGTCTTTGGGGTTGCCCGGCGGTCCCGTTCCTGTGTGCGTGGGAGTGGGTGCGAGCACCCGGGTtgcttggatccctgtcccgccATTGCGGTCGTCGGTGCTTGCGTGGCTGAATGGCCGCCCTGAAGGTCCGCAGAGGGAGTCCATAGTAGCGCCGGCGGGTCACAGGACGTATCCATGAAGCCACGTGCATAGGCTTGCGCAGAGCCAGTCAAGGGCCTTCAGGGAGTGGGTGTGTGAATGGCTGCCCGTGCTCCCTCTCTGTGGCCTtagcttggcggccatcttggctgagcTCTGGCTGCTCCGTGTCTCTGCTGGCTGTGTAGTCGTGGTTGCTCGTTTGCCAGTCATCGCTATAATCTTGCTCCTGTGTGTGTCTCCAGCTGTggttgccgggataaccctcaccggcggggggggagggagtgtgcCGGGGAGACCTCCAGGTGAGTGGCTGCGGTCAGCTTAGGGGTCGGCCGCCTCTCTCGCTGTGTCCGAGTAGgcctctggtaggcctcaggtcgATCCCCGGTTAGGAGCCTCTGAATTAGGTCGGGATGCTTGGTGCTTGGTCCTGTAGTTTAGGGTTTCCTACTCCAGGTCTTTGATTCAACTTTTGTCGGGTTTTTGCCCTGATTTTAGCTAATTTCGAGCTTTTTGGCCTGGAGCTCGTTTCATGTGCGACCGTTCAGCGTGGCCGCTTAGCCCCGCCCCCCGGCTAAAacgttttatgtgtgaagagtgtgtcttattttattttttttcattttgcaaaagtcaatagaaattgacacttttataaattaacctggttacacccccttgggtTTCCAGCAAACAACagttaatgttacttcctggtttcgatAGCTCActgcagctgacctcaagaggcagcaattgtccagagcacctgccttacaaagacttctcattgagctacattgggaagtctgtgatgagaaggggagagcttgcaaaggcagcagacaaaatAAGTGCAGGTTTCGCAAGCTCCCactccccaatgaaaaaatacataattaatgcatgcacggtttcatttggggtatatctactgaacagtgcttttgatttattttgtatttaggcaacggagtgtccctttaacaatttccATTCTAAATTTCAGACTCCAACTCTGTAGTAATGTTTGTGCTTTATTTGTGCTGATGTCAACACTTGCCAACTCAGGTGACCCTGGCCTTTGACACAGTAATATAGCATTAAGTGACATTACATTTATTCTAGCCTTCAGGATTTATGATCGCCCCGTGAGAACGTCTGCCATAGATTCACTatgaacaaatatatattaagttgtttaagcaacaaaaaaaatcacatgtcATTTTTGTAAAATGCTTTTATTGCAGTTGCAAAATATGGATGCATGCATTGGTCATgttcatataaaaatacaaattgttTGGAAAATAGGTTAGAATTGTTTTTATaacttatttttccattttacataACAGCATGGTAAACATTACCAATAATATTATACAGTTGGTTTTtcagaaaaatttaaaaaacaaatcattatcaTTTTATGTTGCTATTTTATCTGTTTAACATTGTACCCACATTTTATGTTTCAAGctttaagttatttttttcaaacaGTACTTGGTGTATCTTGACAAGACTTTGTGGTTTGTAGTTAATATATTCTGGCAACCTTCGGCcttgcagatgttttggactacaccttccatgatgctttgccagcattataggtgtaagagcattatgggggatgtagtccacaacatctggagtgccgaaggttgcctatccctgttctagtaTATGATGTTTGGTGAGTCTGACATGAGGCTCTGACCCTCTAGTGGAGGGGAGCGATGGGGGTGAATGGCATCTCGTTCTGGACATTCGTAATCAGTTTTAATACGTTTTTGGCCAATCTGTCCCTTTTGAGGCcgatttccccctccccccccaattctGTTTATAAACACCCCTCTTATTTTCCTAATGTTAACTGTTAGATCTCCATTAATTAGTTTGACATTTGTATTACTGTTAAACGTTTATAAAACATTTAAGAATTAAGGCATCGACAAAACCTGAACATTTTGTTAACATCTTCTTTTTGGCACTAAACTGTCAGGATGCCTCTGTTTCAGGCAACTACGATATCTTTCAGCAAAATGTTTGTTTTGGATGTAGTGATGCATAACACATCAAATAAACAGCTGATAGGACACACTATCTGTATTTTAATGGTAATTAAAAGAGAATTGTAATTTTCTCTTTGTATTAATTTATAATAACACTTTCTTTGTAAATTGCATGAGGCTAccgtttaacttttttttttattttattaagttgCTGTCTTCAAAGGAAACATAATTCGTCTATTACCATAGACCTTCTATTCaaaaaggtttattcactaaagtttgaattgtgaattcaaatagaattttAAAATTATAGACCAAAATAGCAAACAATCGAAATTCTCCAAAACAACTacagtatatttaaaaatgtatttaatagttTGTCCtaaactttgaattcactttgaatttttggCAAATGCACCCTTTTGTGATTAAATGTCatgactgctagtgtggtccagcacgcagaactatgtaacatctacatagacagaaagGAAAAAGACAGAACGGacaccagtccttagaatggccagactaatatGTTGAAAACAGAAaatggtcaagggatagccgagatcaaggaagccagaaatacacaataccattaaacaagccaagtcaggaatagccaaggtcaatatACCGGGAAAAGCAATAATGGGAACAAAAAACGCACTGGGTAGCTTCagagatttaaatatccctcttttGACTATGTTTGGTCAGAGgttgacctctgaccccagaacgtgcgtgtcaCACACACCTTCGTCTGGGGGCGGGGCTATAAATGGCCACGACCGCGTGGTCGGCGCCATTTTTCTTTATGGCAGATGGCCCAGAATATCCGGCGGAGCGGCTCCCAACTCGCcgctgagcaggtaagctcagttAGTCGATGTGATCATGCCGGACGGGCCCAACCGCACCTTGCGGCGAGCCAGGGGTCGTGACAATAACTGAACGTTCCCTTCTCTACATTAACCTAATTTGATATTAATTGGTAAATGTGCATTATCTAGGACTTTTCGGATATCCTGCTGGTAAGTTGATTCACAtatgttctttcataaaataaTGTGTGGTTGTAAATAAGTATTAATAGTTGCAAAACTATCGTTCAAGTGTTGTAGATGTAGATTTTACACCTTCTCTGATACACTTCTTGTCTAACAAACAGACGCTCAGCTACCATGTAAGGGACATTGAGCACTGTTCTTCCATTTTCCATTCATTCCAAAAGTAGCCAACttacgtgaaaaaaaaaaaagtatgctacTAGTTTGGCCCTTTTGATGCATAAGCAACAATTTTAACTTGtaaactgcaaaatgtaaaaaaacattttttccccccaaaagtACATAGGATCTTCTATTGATGAGACACACCTTTAAAATAAGTGTTTTCTTTTCAATAGAAAAATAGATGTGATGTTATTTGTGGAAGtagattctgttttattttagacAAAACTTTAAAgctaataatgttttaaaaaagaaGCATTCACTTGTAGTGTTGCAGCCCCCAATAATGTAGGACTATAAAGCACCCTTGACCCAGCCTTGCtgtttgacagtttttttttatctggttgCAATTAAAATTGTCTTGATGGAATGTCTAAGAACCCTGCTTTTGCTCTTTGTAGGAGCCTGATGTAGGGACTGCTGAGTTGAACTTCAGCCCCTAGAGTATGACAAAGAATGTGTGATTGTCATAATTAAGGAGGCCTCTTCTGAGATTTAATAAGGGAACTTGCAACAGCTAATGCACCTCCTTGTACAAATCTCACAAAATAGTCCCCAGCCAGGGGCCCAACTGCATAAAGTCCCTTTTCCTGGATACATTCGTATGTAAATAGATCAATATCCAGAGGGTTCCTCTTGGAGTTGACTGGCTCATTGGTGGCTATAGCCAACATAGTGCCATTATTTGGAAGAAAGGAAAGGTTAGGGTTAGAACCGATGAGAATAAGGACCATCGAGATATTAAATGTTTTGCACTGACCAAGTTTGTCCTTAAAATTGCATTTCTTGTCACTATGGAAGCTTGTTACATAATGCTCCGGTAGGCTGATGTAACCGTGATAAGGACCACCTTTGAAAACTGACTGTTCTTTCATCATCTGATGTACTTTGTGGTACTCTGGATACATAACTTGAGGCAACTGGTTGAAAATGAGAGCTGGGTCATTAACACGCCTTCTGAAAGCATGAATGACAGGAATGTTGTAGTGATGAGCGAGCAAAACAGCATCAGCAGCAGTCAGTCCTGCCCCAATAATCAAAACGGGGTCTGAATGTGGATTTACTTGGTGTGTCTTCACTGCCTCCTCCAGGGCAGAAATTTGGTGTGACACAAATGGGAGGTCTTCTCCTTGGACCCCTAACCATGATGGACTGTCATAGGTACCTGTAGCAAGTATCACCTTCTCTGCATAGACACAAAAGTCCTGCTTGGTCCCAAACTCATTTTCAAAAAAACCATTCACTTGGAACATGCTTCTGTCCTCTTCACTGTCTTCTGCATATGGGACCTCCATCTGGAATATCTCTTTCTCACGACAGTTGACAGTACTTTTGTTAACTTTGACCACTGATGTGACCATTGTACCAGATACAAAATTTTCTTCAAGGCCCTTCTTTTTTACGTAATATCGGTAATAATTCAGAATGTCACCTGCAGTAGATCTATCGTTTCTGAGATTCCTACAAgtgaattgaaaaaaacaaactggttgtTAGGAGAATTAATGCTGTATTACATCTCCCTAGCTGATCTAGCTGATCATTATTAGCATTCCCTAAAACAAACTATGGTGTCACAATAACCGACCACCAGATATTTCAAAAGGACATTTCTAATTTCAAATTATTCCACCACAATAGTCACTATTTCTATGCAGCTTTTTCAGTTCCCACATTTATCACATGGAAAATTAAGATAGTTTGGAGTAAGGAACCAGTTTCAGTCCCAATTGAAAATTGAGTTTTAATTTTTCACATCTGTTCTTAAACATGTTTACATTATTATTGCATAGATGCTCTTAGCTTAATCTATACACCTACTGGAATTATACGGTCGTTCAGATGCTCACATCTCATACAATGTCACATGCGGCTGCTTTAAGTAGCATTTTGTCTTGTTGAAAGTTTCTGGTAGTTGTTACATGCAAAtgctaaacattttaaaaagtctTCTACTGCGGACTATAAATCTCTGCTTgactttagtttttttgtttcgttttgaaataatttaaatattgatGTCTTCTATTTTAAAATGGTATTTTCAATAGAATTACTACCACCTCAAAAATGTGagcgatttttattttttccccggCTAAATTTCTTGAGAAACAGACTTCTCTGTCGGGTGACATATTCGTATGTCACCAGGAAGTACAACAAAGGTTTCTAAGTACCATTAGTTGAAAGTTGATAACTGAACTACATGAACCAGACAACTCTGCTCTAAGCAGGACAGAAGCTGTGCTGAGTAATCAATCCTACCCTACACAGTGTGTAGTTAAACAGTAATTTTGACAATTTTATAGCAAGTGAGTTATGTATTGTTCATACTCGTGACCATCACCAGTATCATTTCTAGAGTTAAACAGCAAGCAGCTTATGTGCACTTTGACAGTTGCAGTGTTGGGTTACACAGTTGAGAGTTCGGACTCCACAGTCCATAATTAGAAGCTCATAATTGGTCAAACTACCTACTAGCATGGGCAGAGCTCAAAGCCTATGGCGTAATATGTGCATGGaattatataaaagaaaattattttaaaccaATACTGGTCAATGACTATTATCTACATTCTACTTGTGTGCTGATTAAAGTAGCCAATCAGAATAGAGTATTTGATTGGTTGGGTGTTTGTGTGATTTTCCCTCTACTTAAAGCTCTCATTACAGACATTTTGGAGGATTCTTGTAGCAACAAAATGCACCACATAATCTATATGTATTCTTAAATGTGTCATAGAAAATTATTTTGAATGAAGACATTAAGGATCCTAACAGTGTGACGTGTATAATTCTAAAAAAGAGAGTGTGTGCTTAAAGTACTCACCTCCTTTTCATGCGTATCCATTCTTTGAAAGGCAAATCAGGGAGACCCATCCAGTCTCCACGGCTGAGTGTGATCATAGATCCCTCAATggcctaaaataaaaacatataatgtTAAGCTCAGAGCTGTGATACACATGGATATAACTCAACCCCGACTATTAAAGTAGAGGTAGTGCATCTCGCGACATTCTGTATTTAGGCAGTAATATTCAACCAGTCCACTTACATTCCAGGCACCTCCAGGCGGATCTCTCCCCAGCACCAGGTGAGCAATTGCTTTCTCTGGCTCCAGTTTCCAGGTAAGAACCGAATCCACATCGCCTAAAAAATCTGTCTCTGGCCGGAGCAGTGTGTCAAAGAGGAGAGAAGCTGGACTACTGGACCGGCCCTCCAAACCCTCTGACAGGTACTCCAGATCCTGCAGGAGACATACAGAAAGGGTTACTCATCATTCACAGCTACAATACCAGGCAACATTTTGTAATTTATGCTGTAATTAACTGTTTCTATTTGTCACTTTGTAACCAATACAATGTGTATGATATGCTAGAAAATCTCAATTTCATAATGCTGGCCAGGTCACATAG contains:
- the OSGIN1 gene encoding oxidative stress-induced growth inhibitor 1; translated protein: MSKTCSDCQCNRPAWDYQLGCFHRPLDLPSAKMPAGLKLHITSKQTPIPVVVIGNGPSGICLSYLLSGYTPYIREGAEHPNPILQRKLVESPGTAITLQDLEYLSEGLEGRSSSPASLLFDTLLRPETDFLGDVDSVLTWKLEPEKAIAHLVLGRDPPGGAWNAIEGSMITLSRGDWMGLPDLPFKEWIRMKRRNLRNDRSTAGDILNYYRYYVKKKGLEENFVSGTMVTSVVKVNKSTVNCREKEIFQMEVPYAEDSEEDRSMFQVNGFFENEFGTKQDFCVYAEKVILATGTYDSPSWLGVQGEDLPFVSHQISALEEAVKTHQVNPHSDPVLIIGAGLTAADAVLLAHHYNIPVIHAFRRRVNDPALIFNQLPQVMYPEYHKVHQMMKEQSVFKGGPYHGYISLPEHYVTSFHSDKKCNFKDKLGQCKTFNISMVLILIGSNPNLSFLPNNGTMLAIATNEPVNSKRNPLDIDLFTYECIQEKGLYAVGPLAGDYFVRFVQGGALAVASSLIKSQKRPP